The Hyphomicrobiales bacterium genome includes a window with the following:
- a CDS encoding type II toxin-antitoxin system RelE/ParE family toxin — protein MKHKGLRRLLEDDSSTGLPAPLVDKIRKILAFLQDMESARELQTIPSWKAHRLTGDRKGAWSLFVSKNWRITFRVDETEIEIIDLDYEDYH, from the coding sequence GTGAAGCACAAAGGCTTGCGCCGACTGCTTGAGGACGACAGCAGCACCGGATTGCCGGCCCCGCTTGTCGATAAAATCCGCAAGATCCTCGCTTTCCTGCAAGACATGGAAAGCGCCAGGGAATTGCAGACGATCCCGAGCTGGAAAGCCCATCGGCTCACCGGAGATCGCAAGGGCGCGTGGAGCCTTTTCGTCTCCAAGAACTGGCGCATCACATTCCGGGTCGATGAAACCGAAATCGAGATCATCGACCTCGATTATGAGGACTACCACTGA
- a CDS encoding HigA family addiction module antitoxin: protein MTATGNYRLKNPPHPGGFVRSEIVEPMGLSVTAAAKALGITRAALSAFLNEHSALSPDMALRVEKAFGVSMDTLMRMQNSYDIAQARKREGEIDVARYKPEPKADAQPGLF from the coding sequence ATGACCGCGACCGGAAACTACAGGCTCAAGAATCCGCCGCATCCCGGCGGCTTCGTGCGCAGCGAAATCGTCGAGCCGATGGGGCTTTCGGTGACGGCTGCCGCCAAGGCGCTTGGCATCACCCGCGCCGCGCTCTCGGCTTTCCTGAACGAGCATTCCGCACTGTCCCCGGACATGGCGCTGCGCGTCGAAAAAGCGTTCGGCGTCAGCATGGACACGCTGATGCGGATGCAGAACAGCTACGACATCGCCCAGGCCCGCAAGCGGGAAGGCGAGATCGATGTTGCGCGGTATAAACCTGAGCCCAAGGCCGATGCGCAGCCGGGGCTGTTTTGA